From Astyanax mexicanus isolate ESR-SI-001 chromosome 13, AstMex3_surface, whole genome shotgun sequence, the proteins below share one genomic window:
- the LOC125806757 gene encoding DNA ligase 1-like — protein sequence MFDQHKMDFSALMAKPIGTKVFVPDKSSVQFFRGKLGQSLYPKRKDFDLKDQKVWEYNSLQDKYLKKFFSQPEKKKRLVKLGLISQDGKVQCSVKEFNDYVDHLKQTQLKQVKKESEELKLIDLEEEEIFEEEVADVSDEDIYQAPREETVEMFDQHKKDFSSLMAKPKGTKIFVADKSSVQFFRGKLGQSLYPERKDFDLEDQKVWEYNNLQDKYLKKFFSQPEKKKRLIELGLISQDGKVQCSVKEFNDYVDHLKHMPQPEKKEKKKKKEEKKEKKKKEEKKEKKKEKKKVRKEIKELKLIDLEEEEVFKKEWDDASVEELSQTPGEEIVEMPTSKPLPSTCTEKKLMKDRKRSSFSWSHIQTLSSTREKEEETTKEDGSQTSSVWSLFKKVWKAVRRPRSAPSAI from the exons ATGTTTGACCAGCATAAAATGGACTTTTCTGCTTTAATGGCAAAACCAATAGGCACAAAGGTGTTTGTACCTGACAAATCATCCGTGCAGTTCTTCCGGGGCAAACTAGGACAGAGT CTTTATCCTAAAAGAAAGGATTTTGACTTGAAAGATCAGAAGGTCTGGGAGTACAACAGCCTGCAGGATAAATACCTGAAGAAGTTCTTTAGCCAACCGGAGAAGAAGAAGCGTCTCGTTAAGCTTGGCTTAATTTCTCAGGATGGAAAG GTGCAGTGCTCCGTGAAGGAGTTTAACGATTATGTTGATCACCTGAAACAAACCCAACTGAAACAG GTCAAGAAAGAGAGTGAGGAGCTGAAACTGATAGATCTGGAGGAAGAGGAGATCTTCGAAGAAGAAGTGGCTGATGTTTCAGATGAGGACATTTACCAAGCTCCAAGAGAAGAAACTGTGGAG ATGTTTGACCAGCATAAAAAGGACTTTTCTTCTCTAATGGCGAAACCGAAGGGCACAAAGATATTTGTGGCTGATAAATCATCCGTGCAGTTCTTCCGGGGCAAACTAGGACAGAGT CTTTATCCTGAAAGAAAGGATTTTGACTTGGAAGATCAGAAGGTCTGGGAGTACAACAACCTGCAGGATAAATACCTGAAGAAGTTTTTTAGCCAACCGGAGAAGAAGAAGCGGCTCATTGAACTTGGCTTAATTTCTCAGGATGGAAAG GTGCAGTGCTCCGTAAAGGAGTTTAACGATTATGTTGATCACCTGAAACACATGCCCCAGccggagaagaaggagaagaagaagaagaaggaggagaagaaggagaagaagaagaaggaggagaagaaggagaagaagaaggagaagaagaag GTGAGGAAAGAGATAAAGGAGCTGAAACTCATTgacctggaggaggaggaggtcttCAAAAAAGAGTGGGATGATGCTTCAGTTGAGGAATTAAGCCAAACTCCTGGAGAAGAAATTGTGGAG ATGCCGACATCAAAGCCACTCCCCTCTACCTGCACTGAGAAGAAGCTGATGAAGGATAGGAAACGTTCCAGCTTCAGTTGGTCACATATCCAAACGCTATCCAGCACCCGGGAGAAAGAAGAGGAAACTACAAAAGAAGATGGCAGCCAGACTA GCTCAGTCTGGTCCCTCTTCAAGAAAGTTTGGAAGGCCGTAAGGCGCCCAAGATCAGCTCCGTCTGCCATCTaa